In Citrus sinensis cultivar Valencia sweet orange chromosome 2, DVS_A1.0, whole genome shotgun sequence, a single genomic region encodes these proteins:
- the LOC102622350 gene encoding quinolinate phosphoribosyltransferase [decarboxylating] 1a isoform X1, protein MFSGGQSQIARLIYLWILLSVHSCGQVIIEALLSAHLIGASERALMPGILSISTLVWPHLCTNSRQVVKMSATGIRKPGFESPAIKLPSHPTYDLKGVVKLALAEDAGDRGDVTCMATIPLDMEVEAHFLAKEDGIIAGIALAEMIFHEVDPSLKVEWSLKDGDHVHKGLQFGKVSGRAHSIVIAERVVLNFMQRMSGIATLTRAMADLAHPATILETRKTAPTLRLVDKWAVLIGGGKNHRMGLFDMVMIKDNHISAAGGIINAIRSVDEYLGQKNLQMEVEVETRTLEEVNEVLQYASQMKTSLTRIMLDNMVVPLPNGDVDVSMLKEAVQLINGRFETEASGNVTIETVHKIGQTGVTYISSGALTHSVKALDISLKIDMELALQVGRRTKRA, encoded by the exons ATGTTCTCGGGGGGGCAAAGTCAGATTGCTAGATTAATTTACTTGTGGATTCTGTTGTCAGT TCATTCCTGTGGACAGGTTATAATTGAAGCTCTGTTGTCTGCACACTTGATAGGAGCTTCAGAGAGAGCATTAATGCCAGGCATTCTTTCTATTTCTACATTGGTTTGGCCTCACCTTTGTACTAATTCAAG GCAGGTTGTTAAAATGTCGGCTACTGGAATCAGAAAACCTGGATTTGAGTCCCCGGCAATAAAGCTTCCTTCACATCCTACCTATGATTTAAAGGGTGTTGTCAAACTAGCCCTTGCAGAAGATGCTGGGGATCGAG GGGATGTAACTTGTATGGCTACCATTCCACTTGACATGGAAGTGGAAGCCCATTTCCTGGCAAAGGAAGATGGTATCATTGCTGGGATTGCACTGGCAGAGATGATATTTCACGAGGTTGATCCTTCTCTGAAG GTGGAATGGTCTCTAAAGGATGGAGATCATGTTCATAAGGGATTGCAGTTTGGCAAAGTTTCAG GGCGGGCACACAGCATTGTTATTGCTGAAAGAGTAGTGCTAAACTTTATGCAGCGGATGAGTGGAATAGCAACTCTAACTAGG GCAATGGCAGATCTTGCACATCCAGCAACCATTTTAGAGACGAGAAAGACTGCTCCAACTTTGCGTTTGGTGGATAAATGGGCG GTACTAATTGGTGGGGGGAAGAATCACAGAATGGGTTTATTTGATATGGTTATGATAAAAGATAATCATATATCAGCAGCTGGAGGTATCATAAATGCCATTAGATCTGTTGATGAGTATCTAGGGCAAAAGAATCTTCAAATGGAGGTTGag GTTGAGACCAGGACACTTGAGGAAGTAAACGAAGTATTACAGTATGCATCTCAAATGAAGACTTCCTTGACCAGGATAATGCTGGATAATATGGTTGTCCCACTACCAAATGGGGATGTTGATGTATCAATGCTTAAAGAAGCTGTTCAATTGATTAATGGGAGATTTGAGACTGAG GCATCAGGAAATGTTACTATTGAAACTGTCCACAAAATTGGACAAACTGGGGTGACCTACATTTCCAG TGGTGCACTGACTCATTCTGTTAAAGCGCTTGATATCTCCCTCAAAATCGATATGGAGTTGGCTCTTCAAGTTGGAAGGCGCACAAAACGGGCATGA
- the LOC102622350 gene encoding quinolinate phosphoribosyltransferase [decarboxylating] 1a isoform X3 has protein sequence MATIPLDMEVEAHFLAKEDGIIAGIALAEMIFHEVDPSLKVEWSLKDGDHVHKGLQFGKVSGRAHSIVIAERVVLNFMQRMSGIATLTRAMADLAHPATILETRKTAPTLRLVDKWAVLIGGGKNHRMGLFDMVMIKDNHISAAGGIINAIRSVDEYLGQKNLQMEVEVETRTLEEVNEVLQYASQMKTSLTRIMLDNMVVPLPNGDVDVSMLKEAVQLINGRFETEASGNVTIETVHKIGQTGVTYISSGALTHSVKALDISLKIDMELALQVGRRTKRA, from the exons ATGGCTACCATTCCACTTGACATGGAAGTGGAAGCCCATTTCCTGGCAAAGGAAGATGGTATCATTGCTGGGATTGCACTGGCAGAGATGATATTTCACGAGGTTGATCCTTCTCTGAAG GTGGAATGGTCTCTAAAGGATGGAGATCATGTTCATAAGGGATTGCAGTTTGGCAAAGTTTCAG GGCGGGCACACAGCATTGTTATTGCTGAAAGAGTAGTGCTAAACTTTATGCAGCGGATGAGTGGAATAGCAACTCTAACTAGG GCAATGGCAGATCTTGCACATCCAGCAACCATTTTAGAGACGAGAAAGACTGCTCCAACTTTGCGTTTGGTGGATAAATGGGCG GTACTAATTGGTGGGGGGAAGAATCACAGAATGGGTTTATTTGATATGGTTATGATAAAAGATAATCATATATCAGCAGCTGGAGGTATCATAAATGCCATTAGATCTGTTGATGAGTATCTAGGGCAAAAGAATCTTCAAATGGAGGTTGag GTTGAGACCAGGACACTTGAGGAAGTAAACGAAGTATTACAGTATGCATCTCAAATGAAGACTTCCTTGACCAGGATAATGCTGGATAATATGGTTGTCCCACTACCAAATGGGGATGTTGATGTATCAATGCTTAAAGAAGCTGTTCAATTGATTAATGGGAGATTTGAGACTGAG GCATCAGGAAATGTTACTATTGAAACTGTCCACAAAATTGGACAAACTGGGGTGACCTACATTTCCAG TGGTGCACTGACTCATTCTGTTAAAGCGCTTGATATCTCCCTCAAAATCGATATGGAGTTGGCTCTTCAAGTTGGAAGGCGCACAAAACGGGCATGA
- the LOC102622350 gene encoding quinolinate phosphoribosyltransferase [decarboxylating] 1a isoform X2, translating into MPGILSISTLVWPHLCTNSRQVVKMSATGIRKPGFESPAIKLPSHPTYDLKGVVKLALAEDAGDRGDVTCMATIPLDMEVEAHFLAKEDGIIAGIALAEMIFHEVDPSLKVEWSLKDGDHVHKGLQFGKVSGRAHSIVIAERVVLNFMQRMSGIATLTRAMADLAHPATILETRKTAPTLRLVDKWAVLIGGGKNHRMGLFDMVMIKDNHISAAGGIINAIRSVDEYLGQKNLQMEVEVETRTLEEVNEVLQYASQMKTSLTRIMLDNMVVPLPNGDVDVSMLKEAVQLINGRFETEASGNVTIETVHKIGQTGVTYISSGALTHSVKALDISLKIDMELALQVGRRTKRA; encoded by the exons ATGCCAGGCATTCTTTCTATTTCTACATTGGTTTGGCCTCACCTTTGTACTAATTCAAG GCAGGTTGTTAAAATGTCGGCTACTGGAATCAGAAAACCTGGATTTGAGTCCCCGGCAATAAAGCTTCCTTCACATCCTACCTATGATTTAAAGGGTGTTGTCAAACTAGCCCTTGCAGAAGATGCTGGGGATCGAG GGGATGTAACTTGTATGGCTACCATTCCACTTGACATGGAAGTGGAAGCCCATTTCCTGGCAAAGGAAGATGGTATCATTGCTGGGATTGCACTGGCAGAGATGATATTTCACGAGGTTGATCCTTCTCTGAAG GTGGAATGGTCTCTAAAGGATGGAGATCATGTTCATAAGGGATTGCAGTTTGGCAAAGTTTCAG GGCGGGCACACAGCATTGTTATTGCTGAAAGAGTAGTGCTAAACTTTATGCAGCGGATGAGTGGAATAGCAACTCTAACTAGG GCAATGGCAGATCTTGCACATCCAGCAACCATTTTAGAGACGAGAAAGACTGCTCCAACTTTGCGTTTGGTGGATAAATGGGCG GTACTAATTGGTGGGGGGAAGAATCACAGAATGGGTTTATTTGATATGGTTATGATAAAAGATAATCATATATCAGCAGCTGGAGGTATCATAAATGCCATTAGATCTGTTGATGAGTATCTAGGGCAAAAGAATCTTCAAATGGAGGTTGag GTTGAGACCAGGACACTTGAGGAAGTAAACGAAGTATTACAGTATGCATCTCAAATGAAGACTTCCTTGACCAGGATAATGCTGGATAATATGGTTGTCCCACTACCAAATGGGGATGTTGATGTATCAATGCTTAAAGAAGCTGTTCAATTGATTAATGGGAGATTTGAGACTGAG GCATCAGGAAATGTTACTATTGAAACTGTCCACAAAATTGGACAAACTGGGGTGACCTACATTTCCAG TGGTGCACTGACTCATTCTGTTAAAGCGCTTGATATCTCCCTCAAAATCGATATGGAGTTGGCTCTTCAAGTTGGAAGGCGCACAAAACGGGCATGA
- the LOC102629240 gene encoding uncharacterized protein LOC102629240, with translation MAFINSESTKSLALSLFLFLILVGPTPSFARTPHVINFRSLNLYPEGLTWDPSAQHFVVGSQHHRTIHSVSDAAVVETLISDPTLPENATILGLAIDSIHNRLLALVHSAAPLPPFNALAAYDLRSRRRVFLSLLDDETPGVITIKRHVANDVAVDFNGNAYVTNSAGNFIWKVDKDGEASVFSRSPVFSESPLAVDPDAPFSECGLNGIAYVSKGYLLVVQSNTGKMFKVNADDGLARRVLLTEDLVWADGIAVRSDGVVLVVSHHTLWFIKSHDSWAEGVVYDKTALNQEKFATSVTVGGEDRAYVLYGRVMEGLLGNSGREEFSIEEVRSKKENEEENVWVFVLLGLGLAYFLFWRFQMSKLVRDINKKTN, from the coding sequence ATGGCTTTCATCAATTCAGAATCCACCAAATCCCTTGCGTTGAGTCTGTTTTTGTTCCTGATACTTGTCGGCCCAACGCCGTCATTCGCCCGAACCCCACACGTTATCAATTTCCGCTCACTGAATCTCTACCCAGAGGGTCTGACGTGGGACCCATCAGCCCAGCACTTCGTCGTCGGCTCTCAGCACCATCGCACAATCCACTCCGTCTCCGATGCCGCCGTCGTCGAAACCCTTATCTCCGACCCAACTCTTCCCGAAAACGCCACCATTTTGGGTCTCGCCATCGACTCAATCCACAACCGCCTCCTCGCCCTCGTTCACTCTGCCGCGCCCCTTCCTCCCTTCAATGCCCTCGCCGCATACGACCTCCGATCGCGCCGCCGCGTCTTCCTGTCTCTACTCGACGACGAAACCCCTGGTGTCATAACCATCAAGCGCCACGTGGCGAACGACGTGGCTGTGGATTTCAATGGGAACGCTTACGTCACGAACTCCGCCGGAAACTTCATCTGGAAGGTGGACAAAGACGGCGAGGCCTCGGTCTTCTCGAGATCTCCTGTTTTCAGCGAGAGTCCCTTGGCGGTTGACCCCGACGCGCCGTTTAGCGAGTGTGGATTAAACGGGATAGCTTACGTGAGCAAGGGGTATTTGCTCGTGGTGCAATCCAATACGGGCAAGATGTTTAAGGTCAACGCGGATGACGGGTTGGCTAGGCGGGTTTTGTTGACCGAGGATTTGGTTTGGGCCGACGGTATAGCCGTTAGAAGCGACGGCGTCGTTTTGGTGGTGTCTCATCACACGTTGTGGTTTATTAAGTCTCACGATAGTTGGGCCGAGGGAGTAGTGTATGACAAAACTGCCCTTAATCAGGAAAAGTTTGCTACATCGGTGACGGTGGGAGGGGAGGATAGGGCGTATGTGTTATATGGGCGTGTGATGGAGGGTCTTTTGGGGAATTCGGGAAGAGAGGAGTTTAGTATAGAGGAAGTGAGATCAAAGAAAGAGAATGAGGAGGAGAATGTTTGGGTGTTCGTTTTGCTCGGATTGGGTTTGGcttatttcttgttttggaGGTTCCAAATGAGCAAACTTGTAAGAGATATCAATAAAAAGACTAATTGA
- the LOC102628958 gene encoding uncharacterized protein LOC102628958 has product MAYAHSKLMAVPVPPVPGEMELLAKGPEMLSTRTRAVALQVRRKQEQNLQAQKRISIPRRDAMLYMTAEVVSALSFFSAEPAEARVGKLERKKKIVEKLEKLREEAGVSKPKTENRITPPALPPPMNPKQG; this is encoded by the exons ATGGCATACGCTCATTCGAAGCTGATGGCGGTCCCAGTTCCCCCGGTACCCGGTGAAATGGAGTTACTGGCTAAAGGGCCGGAAATGTTGTCAACAAGGACACGAGCTGTTGCTCTTCAG GTGAGAAGGAAGCAAGAGCAGAATTTGCAAGCACAAAAACGCATTTCTATTCCCCGAAGAGATGCAATGCTATATATGACGGCTGAAGTTGTGAGTGCGCTCTCTTTTTTCTCAGCAGAACCTGCCGAGGCCCGCGTTGGGAAACTtgagaggaagaaaaaaatcGTGGAGAAACTTGAGAAGCTTAGGGAGGAAGCTGGGGTATCAAAGCCAAAGACAGAGAACAGGATAACGCCCCCAGCACTACCACCTCCCATGAATCCTAAACAAGGCTAA
- the LOC102629807 gene encoding sulfated surface glycoprotein 185-like: protein MSIQKCLFSPLKVLTIFSLLAAIVYHPVNGLESRKLDESTGDQGIKCTPSCTQSPPPPSPSPPPPYPPPPPALPPPAPPAPKKPPSQYCPPPPPPSFIYITGPPGNLYPVDSDFNGASKKIPSSLPLLVASGILGLLALWK, encoded by the coding sequence ATGTCGATTCAAAAGTGCCTTTTCTCCCCTCTAAAAGTGCTTACAATATTCAGTCTTCTTGCTGCTATTGTTTATCATCCGGTCAACGGCTTGGAATCAAGAAAGCTAGATGAGTCCACAGGCGATCAAGGCATAAAGTGCACCCCATCATGCACTCAAAGTCCTCCACCGCCATCGCCGTCGCCGCCGCCGCCATACCCGCCGCCTCCACCTGCTCTGCCGCCACCAGCACCACCGGCTCCGAAAAAGCCGCCATCGCAATACTGCCCGCCGCCACCGCCACCATCGTTTATCTACATCACCGGTCCCCCGGGGAACTTGTACCCTGTCGACAGTGATTTCAACGGTGCTAGCAAAAAAATTCCTTCAAGTTTGCCACTTTTGGTTGCTTCAGGAATTTTAGGTCTCTTGGCTCTTTggaaatag
- the LOC102629527 gene encoding uncharacterized protein LOC102629527, with protein sequence MEAESERKVQPSYYSVLGVSVHSSVEEIRRAYRKLAMQWHPDRWTKTPSLLGKAKVKFQEIQEAYSVLSDERKRTLYDAGLYDPEEEEEEGFSDFVQEMLSLMAEARKEEKSYSMEELQTMFMEMAQEFEQSSWFCGYPVADDSCSLESTQWNTNLIDNNRNAQFGAFPGWQFYGASGFCR encoded by the exons atggAGGCAGAGAGTGAAAGGAAAGTGCAGCCATCTTATTACAGCGTTCTGGGTGTGAGTGTGCACTCTTCTGTTGAAGAAATAAGGCGCGCTTATCGCAAGCTTGCTATG CAATGGCATCCTGATCGGTGGACAAAGACTCCATCTTTGTTGGGTAAAGCCAAGGTTAAATTCCAGGAAATTCAAGAAGCCTATTCTG TTTTGTCAGATGAGAGGAAGAGGACACTATATGATGCTGGGTTATATGAccctgaagaagaagaggaagag GGATTTTCAGATTTTGTGCAAGAAATGCTGTCTCTAATGGCTGAGGCGAGGAAAGAG GAAAAAAGCTACAGCATGGAGGAGCTGCAAACAATGTTCATGGAAATGGCACAAGAATTTGAGCAGTCCTCGTGGTTCTGCGGATACCCAGTTGCTGATGATTCCTGCTCCTTGGAGAGTACACAGTGGAATACGAATTTAATAGACAATAATAGAAATGCACAATTTGGTGCTTTTCCAGGGTGGCAGTTCTATGGAGCAAGTGGTTTTTGCAGATAA